From the genome of Triticum aestivum cultivar Chinese Spring chromosome 3B, IWGSC CS RefSeq v2.1, whole genome shotgun sequence, one region includes:
- the LOC123069896 gene encoding uncharacterized protein isoform X1 has translation MRIPQFPILSSQHDVTHTSPLSGTLAMPPALDAASPTLRTSRPVSRLRRNHRHYHGVHLHLHYRFPSLAADGGGRGRFLLVGTYSASDGSAGQDVGSPESMANSGSAYVGLFVRMLGLDNDARDREHAICTLRHYSLGGQKCIDEIMQFPGCINLIISLLKSESARACEAAAGLLHNITSVKLYRDVAIESGAMEEIFSCIRKSTITPEIKEQCLCTIWNFSIDENLRYKLLGSDMLIPIVRFLDDEDIKVKEVAASITSYLTLSHSYHGALVEAGVIPKLVHLLQTKDDDYKIIRKEARSSLVELSTDDSYHALIVDQGLVRIPLVGSSAYKAFRPQPHSWPSFPDGSEIQRSSRPSKYGATELLLGLIPNEKKAEPDEAKINAMIGRSNQQFLARVGAIEFDYEGKEQSGSQRNDHYTILPWIDGVARLVLIIGLQDVSAIAKAAHAIGDASVNEHMRTSFMEAGAVKSLLQLLMHNDVPVREASAYALEKLSVSSKVCEKIRVEDGRELLVNVLKDSNTPVEQLEKIIHILTRILDMEVSMITAPDYYASTGSEDIVDDEKCSQGNVDGELNGTSQNLLKQDELDRKCVQRIDFIICGGPADVFLLPRLMLLTSVTDDCNSCSNSIFDFDVISRLIKVLKESSPSLQEKCATLLEHLAACEQHGTAMTAARTESVIEAVLEMGVIHGTTCNPENLDEPPTIMVEVSQAVGATVRLLTKLLNFDIFARSINSVRIVALLRRTLQSSVLLQSKDWVTACLIKLESRGLVDRSVGDIGMEITIYHTIPRLVEQMMTSFSSEKKRKAVIELNRIISGGVMEYTTAVATAGGIFPLVKMLEEGEGDVLEASLAVLYNLSLDPENHPPIIAAGAVPLLKRIVHVESPHWNRALQLLRTLPV, from the exons ATGCGCATTCCCCAATTCCCAATCCTATCGTCACAACACGACGTGACGCACACTTCTCCACTCTCTGGAACTCTCGCCATGCCTCCGGCTCTCGACGCCGCCTCGCCGACGCTGCGAACCTCTCGCCCGGTCTCCCGCCTCCGGCGCAACCACCGACACTATCACGGTGTTCATCTTCACCTCCACTACCGCTTCCCTTCCTTAGCCGCCGACGGCGGGGGTCGCGGTCGCTTTCTCCTGGTCGGCACATACTCCGCTTCTGATGGTAGCGCAGGACAG GATGTTGGTAGTCCCGAGAGCATGGCAAATTCAGGATCTGCATATGTTGGTCTCTTTGTCCGAATGCTTGGCTTGGATAATGACGCTCGTGATAGGGAACATGCTATTTGCACACTCCGGCATTACTCCCTTGGTGGACAGAAGTGCATCGATGAGATAATGCAGTTCCCAGGTTGCATCAACCTCATCATCAGCCTCCTAAAGTCAGAGTCTGCTCGTGCTTGTGAAGCAGCGGCAGGCCTTCTGCATAATATAACTTCAGTGAAGTTATACAGGGATGTGGCAATTGAGAGTGGAGCAATGGAAGAAATCTTTAGCTGTATCCGTAAATCCACGATAACCCCAGAG ATAAAGGAGCAGTGTTTGTGTACCATTTGGAACTTTTCTATTGATGAAAATTTGAGATACAAGCTTTTGGGGAGTGATATGCTAATACCAATAGTTAGGTTCCTAGATGATGAAGACATAAAAGTGAAAGAAGTTGCTGCTAGTATCACATCATATTTAACTTTAAGTCATTCTTATCATGGAGCTCTGGTCGAAGCTGGTGTAATTCCAAAACTG GTTCATCTTCTGCAAACCAAAGACGATGATTATAAAATTATCAGAAAGGAAGCTAGAAGTTCGCTCGTGGAACTATCCACGGATGATAGTTACCATGCCCTTATAGTGGATCAGGGTCTAGTCCGGATTCCTCTGGTTGGCTCATCCGCTTATAAAGCCTTCAGACCTCAACCTCATTCATGGCCCTCTTTTCCTGATGGCTCGGAAATTCAACGGAGTTCTCGGCCTTCAAAATATggtgcaactgaattgcttcttgGCCTGATTCCAAATGAGAAGAAAGCAGAACCAGATGAAGCTAAAATTAATGCTATGATAGGGCGTTCTAATCAGCAATTTCTTGCACGCGTTGGAGCTATTGAGTTTGATTATGAAGGGAAAGAACAATCTGGATCTCAAAGGAATGATCACTACACCATCTTACCTTGGATAGATGGTGTTGCACGGCTAGTTTTAATAATTGGTCTCCAAGATGTCTCTGCAATTGCAAAGGCTGCTCATGCAATCGGTGATGCATCAGTAAATGAACACATGCGCACTTCATTCATGGAAGCTGGGGCTGTGAAATCTTTACTTCAGTTGCTGATGCATAATGATGTACCTGTCAGAGAAGCGAGTGCTTATGCATTGGAAAAACTAAGTGTCAG TTCCAAAGTTTGTGAGAAGATCAGAGTAGAAGATGGCCGAGAGCTGCTTGTAAATGTACTGAAGGATTCAAATACCCCAGTAGAACAATTGGAGAAG ATAATCCATATACTTACTCGAATACTTGATATGGAGGTCAGCATGATTACTGCG CCTGATTACTATGCTAGTACTGGGTCTGAGGATATAGTGGACGATGAGAAGTGCAGTCAAGGTAATGTAGATGGTGAGCTCAATGGAACGTCCCAAAATTTGTTGAAACAAGACGAGTTGGATAG AAAGTGCGTACAGAGAATTGATTTTATCATCTGTGGTGGACCTGCTGATGTGTTTCTATTACCTCGATTAATGCTATTAACATCGGTTACTGATGACTGTAACAGTTGTAGCAATTCAATCTTTGACTTTGATGTCATCTCACGCTTAATCAAAGTTCTCAAGGAATCATCTCCAAGCCTGCAAGAAAAATGTGCTACTCTCCTGGAGCATTTAGCAGCTTGTGAGCAACATGGCACTGCAATGACTGCTGCCCGCACTGAGTCAGTAATTGAAGCTGTTCTAGAAATGGGGGTTATTCATG GGACAACATGCAATCCTGAGAATCTTGATGAGCCTCCTACTATTATGGTTGAAGTCAGCCAGGCCGTCGGTGCAACTGTGAGGTTACTCACTAAGTTATTGAACTTTGATATTTTTGCTCGCAGCATAAATAGTGTGAGAATTGTTGCTCTGTTAAGAAGAACGCTCCAGTCCAGTGTTCTCCTACAGTCAAAGGATTGGGTCACAGCATGCCTCATTAAGCTAGAATCAAGGGGCTTGGTTGATCGGAGTGTTGGTGATATAGGCATGGAGATAACTATATACCATACTATTCCCAGGCTAGTTGAGCAGATGATGACTTCATTTTcttctgaaaagaaaagaaaagctgTAATAGAGCTGAACAGGATAATATCTGGAGGTGTCATGGAATACACAACAGCAGTTGCCACAGCTGGAGGCATATTTCCGCTGGTAAAGATGCTTGAAGAGGGTGAAGGAGATGTACTGGAAGCTAGTTTAGCTGTCTTGTATAACCTAAGCTTGGATCCAGAGAATCACCCGCCAATAATTGCTGCTGGAGCAGTGCCTCTTTTGAAGCGAATTGTCCATGTGGAAAGCCCACACTGGAATCGTGCTCTTCAGTTGCTTAGAACGTTGCCCGTATAA
- the LOC123069896 gene encoding uncharacterized protein isoform X6, producing MRIPQFPILSSQHDVTHTSPLSGTLAMPPALDAASPTLRTSRPVSRLRRNHRHYHGVHLHLHYRFPSLAADGGGRGRFLLVGTYSASDGSAGQIKEQCLCTIWNFSIDENLRYKLLGSDMLIPIVRFLDDEDIKVKEVAASITSYLTLSHSYHGALVEAGVIPKLVHLLQTKDDDYKIIRKEARSSLVELSTDDSYHALIVDQGLVRIPLVGSSAYKAFRPQPHSWPSFPDGSEIQRSSRPSKYGATELLLGLIPNEKKAEPDEAKINAMIGRSNQQFLARVGAIEFDYEGKEQSGSQRNDHYTILPWIDGVARLVLIIGLQDVSAIAKAAHAIGDASVNEHMRTSFMEAGAVKSLLQLLMHNDVPVREASAYALEKLSVSSKVCEKIRVEDGRELLVNVLKDSNTPVEQLEKIIHILTRILDMEVSMITAPDYYASTGSEDIVDDEKCSQGNVDGELNGTSQNLLKQDELDRKCVQRIDFIICGGPADVFLLPRLMLLTSVTDDCNSCSNSIFDFDVISRLIKVLKESSPSLQEKCATLLEHLAACEQHGTAMTAARTESVIEAVLEMGVIHGTTCNPENLDEPPTIMVEVSQAVGATVRLLTKLLNFDIFARSINSVRIVALLRRTLQSSVLLQSKDWVTACLIKLESRGLVDRSVGDIGMEITIYHTIPRLVEQMMTSFSSEKKRKAVIELNRIISGGVMEYTTAVATAGGIFPLVKMLEEGEGDVLEASLAVLYNLSLDPENHPPIIAAGAVPLLKRIVHVESPHWNRALQLLRTLPV from the exons ATGCGCATTCCCCAATTCCCAATCCTATCGTCACAACACGACGTGACGCACACTTCTCCACTCTCTGGAACTCTCGCCATGCCTCCGGCTCTCGACGCCGCCTCGCCGACGCTGCGAACCTCTCGCCCGGTCTCCCGCCTCCGGCGCAACCACCGACACTATCACGGTGTTCATCTTCACCTCCACTACCGCTTCCCTTCCTTAGCCGCCGACGGCGGGGGTCGCGGTCGCTTTCTCCTGGTCGGCACATACTCCGCTTCTGATGGTAGCGCAGGACAG ATAAAGGAGCAGTGTTTGTGTACCATTTGGAACTTTTCTATTGATGAAAATTTGAGATACAAGCTTTTGGGGAGTGATATGCTAATACCAATAGTTAGGTTCCTAGATGATGAAGACATAAAAGTGAAAGAAGTTGCTGCTAGTATCACATCATATTTAACTTTAAGTCATTCTTATCATGGAGCTCTGGTCGAAGCTGGTGTAATTCCAAAACTG GTTCATCTTCTGCAAACCAAAGACGATGATTATAAAATTATCAGAAAGGAAGCTAGAAGTTCGCTCGTGGAACTATCCACGGATGATAGTTACCATGCCCTTATAGTGGATCAGGGTCTAGTCCGGATTCCTCTGGTTGGCTCATCCGCTTATAAAGCCTTCAGACCTCAACCTCATTCATGGCCCTCTTTTCCTGATGGCTCGGAAATTCAACGGAGTTCTCGGCCTTCAAAATATggtgcaactgaattgcttcttgGCCTGATTCCAAATGAGAAGAAAGCAGAACCAGATGAAGCTAAAATTAATGCTATGATAGGGCGTTCTAATCAGCAATTTCTTGCACGCGTTGGAGCTATTGAGTTTGATTATGAAGGGAAAGAACAATCTGGATCTCAAAGGAATGATCACTACACCATCTTACCTTGGATAGATGGTGTTGCACGGCTAGTTTTAATAATTGGTCTCCAAGATGTCTCTGCAATTGCAAAGGCTGCTCATGCAATCGGTGATGCATCAGTAAATGAACACATGCGCACTTCATTCATGGAAGCTGGGGCTGTGAAATCTTTACTTCAGTTGCTGATGCATAATGATGTACCTGTCAGAGAAGCGAGTGCTTATGCATTGGAAAAACTAAGTGTCAG TTCCAAAGTTTGTGAGAAGATCAGAGTAGAAGATGGCCGAGAGCTGCTTGTAAATGTACTGAAGGATTCAAATACCCCAGTAGAACAATTGGAGAAG ATAATCCATATACTTACTCGAATACTTGATATGGAGGTCAGCATGATTACTGCG CCTGATTACTATGCTAGTACTGGGTCTGAGGATATAGTGGACGATGAGAAGTGCAGTCAAGGTAATGTAGATGGTGAGCTCAATGGAACGTCCCAAAATTTGTTGAAACAAGACGAGTTGGATAG AAAGTGCGTACAGAGAATTGATTTTATCATCTGTGGTGGACCTGCTGATGTGTTTCTATTACCTCGATTAATGCTATTAACATCGGTTACTGATGACTGTAACAGTTGTAGCAATTCAATCTTTGACTTTGATGTCATCTCACGCTTAATCAAAGTTCTCAAGGAATCATCTCCAAGCCTGCAAGAAAAATGTGCTACTCTCCTGGAGCATTTAGCAGCTTGTGAGCAACATGGCACTGCAATGACTGCTGCCCGCACTGAGTCAGTAATTGAAGCTGTTCTAGAAATGGGGGTTATTCATG GGACAACATGCAATCCTGAGAATCTTGATGAGCCTCCTACTATTATGGTTGAAGTCAGCCAGGCCGTCGGTGCAACTGTGAGGTTACTCACTAAGTTATTGAACTTTGATATTTTTGCTCGCAGCATAAATAGTGTGAGAATTGTTGCTCTGTTAAGAAGAACGCTCCAGTCCAGTGTTCTCCTACAGTCAAAGGATTGGGTCACAGCATGCCTCATTAAGCTAGAATCAAGGGGCTTGGTTGATCGGAGTGTTGGTGATATAGGCATGGAGATAACTATATACCATACTATTCCCAGGCTAGTTGAGCAGATGATGACTTCATTTTcttctgaaaagaaaagaaaagctgTAATAGAGCTGAACAGGATAATATCTGGAGGTGTCATGGAATACACAACAGCAGTTGCCACAGCTGGAGGCATATTTCCGCTGGTAAAGATGCTTGAAGAGGGTGAAGGAGATGTACTGGAAGCTAGTTTAGCTGTCTTGTATAACCTAAGCTTGGATCCAGAGAATCACCCGCCAATAATTGCTGCTGGAGCAGTGCCTCTTTTGAAGCGAATTGTCCATGTGGAAAGCCCACACTGGAATCGTGCTCTTCAGTTGCTTAGAACGTTGCCCGTATAA
- the LOC123069896 gene encoding uncharacterized protein isoform X2 — protein sequence MRIPQFPILSSQHDVTHTSPLSGTLAMPPALDAASPTLRTSRPVSRLRRNHRHYHGVHLHLHYRFPSLAADGGGRGRFLLVGTYSASDGSAGQDVGSPESMANSGSAYVGLFVRMLGLDNDARDREHAICTLRHYSLGGQKCIDEIMQFPGCINLIISLLKSESARACEAAAGLLHNITSVKLYRDVAIESGAMEEIFSCIRKSTITPEIKEQCLCTIWNFSIDENLRYKLLGSDMLIPIVRFLDDEDIKVKEVAASITSYLTLSHSYHGALVEAGVIPKLVHLLQTKDDDYKIIRKEARSSLVELSTDDSYHALIVDQGLVRIPLVGSSAYKAFRPQPHSWPSFPDGSEIQRSSRPSKYGATELLLGLIPNEKKAEPDEAKINAMIGRSNQQFLARVGAIEFDYEGKEQSGSQRNDHYTILPWIDGVARLVLIIGLQDVSAIAKAAHAIGDASVNEHMRTSFMEAGAVKSLLQLLMHNDVPVREASAYALEKLSVSSKVCEKIRVEDGRELLVNVLKDSNTPVEQLEKIIHILTRILDMEPDYYASTGSEDIVDDEKCSQGNVDGELNGTSQNLLKQDELDRKCVQRIDFIICGGPADVFLLPRLMLLTSVTDDCNSCSNSIFDFDVISRLIKVLKESSPSLQEKCATLLEHLAACEQHGTAMTAARTESVIEAVLEMGVIHGTTCNPENLDEPPTIMVEVSQAVGATVRLLTKLLNFDIFARSINSVRIVALLRRTLQSSVLLQSKDWVTACLIKLESRGLVDRSVGDIGMEITIYHTIPRLVEQMMTSFSSEKKRKAVIELNRIISGGVMEYTTAVATAGGIFPLVKMLEEGEGDVLEASLAVLYNLSLDPENHPPIIAAGAVPLLKRIVHVESPHWNRALQLLRTLPV from the exons ATGCGCATTCCCCAATTCCCAATCCTATCGTCACAACACGACGTGACGCACACTTCTCCACTCTCTGGAACTCTCGCCATGCCTCCGGCTCTCGACGCCGCCTCGCCGACGCTGCGAACCTCTCGCCCGGTCTCCCGCCTCCGGCGCAACCACCGACACTATCACGGTGTTCATCTTCACCTCCACTACCGCTTCCCTTCCTTAGCCGCCGACGGCGGGGGTCGCGGTCGCTTTCTCCTGGTCGGCACATACTCCGCTTCTGATGGTAGCGCAGGACAG GATGTTGGTAGTCCCGAGAGCATGGCAAATTCAGGATCTGCATATGTTGGTCTCTTTGTCCGAATGCTTGGCTTGGATAATGACGCTCGTGATAGGGAACATGCTATTTGCACACTCCGGCATTACTCCCTTGGTGGACAGAAGTGCATCGATGAGATAATGCAGTTCCCAGGTTGCATCAACCTCATCATCAGCCTCCTAAAGTCAGAGTCTGCTCGTGCTTGTGAAGCAGCGGCAGGCCTTCTGCATAATATAACTTCAGTGAAGTTATACAGGGATGTGGCAATTGAGAGTGGAGCAATGGAAGAAATCTTTAGCTGTATCCGTAAATCCACGATAACCCCAGAG ATAAAGGAGCAGTGTTTGTGTACCATTTGGAACTTTTCTATTGATGAAAATTTGAGATACAAGCTTTTGGGGAGTGATATGCTAATACCAATAGTTAGGTTCCTAGATGATGAAGACATAAAAGTGAAAGAAGTTGCTGCTAGTATCACATCATATTTAACTTTAAGTCATTCTTATCATGGAGCTCTGGTCGAAGCTGGTGTAATTCCAAAACTG GTTCATCTTCTGCAAACCAAAGACGATGATTATAAAATTATCAGAAAGGAAGCTAGAAGTTCGCTCGTGGAACTATCCACGGATGATAGTTACCATGCCCTTATAGTGGATCAGGGTCTAGTCCGGATTCCTCTGGTTGGCTCATCCGCTTATAAAGCCTTCAGACCTCAACCTCATTCATGGCCCTCTTTTCCTGATGGCTCGGAAATTCAACGGAGTTCTCGGCCTTCAAAATATggtgcaactgaattgcttcttgGCCTGATTCCAAATGAGAAGAAAGCAGAACCAGATGAAGCTAAAATTAATGCTATGATAGGGCGTTCTAATCAGCAATTTCTTGCACGCGTTGGAGCTATTGAGTTTGATTATGAAGGGAAAGAACAATCTGGATCTCAAAGGAATGATCACTACACCATCTTACCTTGGATAGATGGTGTTGCACGGCTAGTTTTAATAATTGGTCTCCAAGATGTCTCTGCAATTGCAAAGGCTGCTCATGCAATCGGTGATGCATCAGTAAATGAACACATGCGCACTTCATTCATGGAAGCTGGGGCTGTGAAATCTTTACTTCAGTTGCTGATGCATAATGATGTACCTGTCAGAGAAGCGAGTGCTTATGCATTGGAAAAACTAAGTGTCAG TTCCAAAGTTTGTGAGAAGATCAGAGTAGAAGATGGCCGAGAGCTGCTTGTAAATGTACTGAAGGATTCAAATACCCCAGTAGAACAATTGGAGAAG ATAATCCATATACTTACTCGAATACTTGATATGGAG CCTGATTACTATGCTAGTACTGGGTCTGAGGATATAGTGGACGATGAGAAGTGCAGTCAAGGTAATGTAGATGGTGAGCTCAATGGAACGTCCCAAAATTTGTTGAAACAAGACGAGTTGGATAG AAAGTGCGTACAGAGAATTGATTTTATCATCTGTGGTGGACCTGCTGATGTGTTTCTATTACCTCGATTAATGCTATTAACATCGGTTACTGATGACTGTAACAGTTGTAGCAATTCAATCTTTGACTTTGATGTCATCTCACGCTTAATCAAAGTTCTCAAGGAATCATCTCCAAGCCTGCAAGAAAAATGTGCTACTCTCCTGGAGCATTTAGCAGCTTGTGAGCAACATGGCACTGCAATGACTGCTGCCCGCACTGAGTCAGTAATTGAAGCTGTTCTAGAAATGGGGGTTATTCATG GGACAACATGCAATCCTGAGAATCTTGATGAGCCTCCTACTATTATGGTTGAAGTCAGCCAGGCCGTCGGTGCAACTGTGAGGTTACTCACTAAGTTATTGAACTTTGATATTTTTGCTCGCAGCATAAATAGTGTGAGAATTGTTGCTCTGTTAAGAAGAACGCTCCAGTCCAGTGTTCTCCTACAGTCAAAGGATTGGGTCACAGCATGCCTCATTAAGCTAGAATCAAGGGGCTTGGTTGATCGGAGTGTTGGTGATATAGGCATGGAGATAACTATATACCATACTATTCCCAGGCTAGTTGAGCAGATGATGACTTCATTTTcttctgaaaagaaaagaaaagctgTAATAGAGCTGAACAGGATAATATCTGGAGGTGTCATGGAATACACAACAGCAGTTGCCACAGCTGGAGGCATATTTCCGCTGGTAAAGATGCTTGAAGAGGGTGAAGGAGATGTACTGGAAGCTAGTTTAGCTGTCTTGTATAACCTAAGCTTGGATCCAGAGAATCACCCGCCAATAATTGCTGCTGGAGCAGTGCCTCTTTTGAAGCGAATTGTCCATGTGGAAAGCCCACACTGGAATCGTGCTCTTCAGTTGCTTAGAACGTTGCCCGTATAA
- the LOC123069896 gene encoding uncharacterized protein isoform X7: protein MRIPQFPILSSQHDVTHTSPLSGTLAMPPALDAASPTLRTSRPVSRLRRNHRHYHGVHLHLHYRFPSLAADGGGRGRFLLVGTYSASDGSAGQVHLLQTKDDDYKIIRKEARSSLVELSTDDSYHALIVDQGLVRIPLVGSSAYKAFRPQPHSWPSFPDGSEIQRSSRPSKYGATELLLGLIPNEKKAEPDEAKINAMIGRSNQQFLARVGAIEFDYEGKEQSGSQRNDHYTILPWIDGVARLVLIIGLQDVSAIAKAAHAIGDASVNEHMRTSFMEAGAVKSLLQLLMHNDVPVREASAYALEKLSVSSKVCEKIRVEDGRELLVNVLKDSNTPVEQLEKIIHILTRILDMEVSMITAPDYYASTGSEDIVDDEKCSQGNVDGELNGTSQNLLKQDELDRKCVQRIDFIICGGPADVFLLPRLMLLTSVTDDCNSCSNSIFDFDVISRLIKVLKESSPSLQEKCATLLEHLAACEQHGTAMTAARTESVIEAVLEMGVIHGTTCNPENLDEPPTIMVEVSQAVGATVRLLTKLLNFDIFARSINSVRIVALLRRTLQSSVLLQSKDWVTACLIKLESRGLVDRSVGDIGMEITIYHTIPRLVEQMMTSFSSEKKRKAVIELNRIISGGVMEYTTAVATAGGIFPLVKMLEEGEGDVLEASLAVLYNLSLDPENHPPIIAAGAVPLLKRIVHVESPHWNRALQLLRTLPV, encoded by the exons ATGCGCATTCCCCAATTCCCAATCCTATCGTCACAACACGACGTGACGCACACTTCTCCACTCTCTGGAACTCTCGCCATGCCTCCGGCTCTCGACGCCGCCTCGCCGACGCTGCGAACCTCTCGCCCGGTCTCCCGCCTCCGGCGCAACCACCGACACTATCACGGTGTTCATCTTCACCTCCACTACCGCTTCCCTTCCTTAGCCGCCGACGGCGGGGGTCGCGGTCGCTTTCTCCTGGTCGGCACATACTCCGCTTCTGATGGTAGCGCAGGACAG GTTCATCTTCTGCAAACCAAAGACGATGATTATAAAATTATCAGAAAGGAAGCTAGAAGTTCGCTCGTGGAACTATCCACGGATGATAGTTACCATGCCCTTATAGTGGATCAGGGTCTAGTCCGGATTCCTCTGGTTGGCTCATCCGCTTATAAAGCCTTCAGACCTCAACCTCATTCATGGCCCTCTTTTCCTGATGGCTCGGAAATTCAACGGAGTTCTCGGCCTTCAAAATATggtgcaactgaattgcttcttgGCCTGATTCCAAATGAGAAGAAAGCAGAACCAGATGAAGCTAAAATTAATGCTATGATAGGGCGTTCTAATCAGCAATTTCTTGCACGCGTTGGAGCTATTGAGTTTGATTATGAAGGGAAAGAACAATCTGGATCTCAAAGGAATGATCACTACACCATCTTACCTTGGATAGATGGTGTTGCACGGCTAGTTTTAATAATTGGTCTCCAAGATGTCTCTGCAATTGCAAAGGCTGCTCATGCAATCGGTGATGCATCAGTAAATGAACACATGCGCACTTCATTCATGGAAGCTGGGGCTGTGAAATCTTTACTTCAGTTGCTGATGCATAATGATGTACCTGTCAGAGAAGCGAGTGCTTATGCATTGGAAAAACTAAGTGTCAG TTCCAAAGTTTGTGAGAAGATCAGAGTAGAAGATGGCCGAGAGCTGCTTGTAAATGTACTGAAGGATTCAAATACCCCAGTAGAACAATTGGAGAAG ATAATCCATATACTTACTCGAATACTTGATATGGAGGTCAGCATGATTACTGCG CCTGATTACTATGCTAGTACTGGGTCTGAGGATATAGTGGACGATGAGAAGTGCAGTCAAGGTAATGTAGATGGTGAGCTCAATGGAACGTCCCAAAATTTGTTGAAACAAGACGAGTTGGATAG AAAGTGCGTACAGAGAATTGATTTTATCATCTGTGGTGGACCTGCTGATGTGTTTCTATTACCTCGATTAATGCTATTAACATCGGTTACTGATGACTGTAACAGTTGTAGCAATTCAATCTTTGACTTTGATGTCATCTCACGCTTAATCAAAGTTCTCAAGGAATCATCTCCAAGCCTGCAAGAAAAATGTGCTACTCTCCTGGAGCATTTAGCAGCTTGTGAGCAACATGGCACTGCAATGACTGCTGCCCGCACTGAGTCAGTAATTGAAGCTGTTCTAGAAATGGGGGTTATTCATG GGACAACATGCAATCCTGAGAATCTTGATGAGCCTCCTACTATTATGGTTGAAGTCAGCCAGGCCGTCGGTGCAACTGTGAGGTTACTCACTAAGTTATTGAACTTTGATATTTTTGCTCGCAGCATAAATAGTGTGAGAATTGTTGCTCTGTTAAGAAGAACGCTCCAGTCCAGTGTTCTCCTACAGTCAAAGGATTGGGTCACAGCATGCCTCATTAAGCTAGAATCAAGGGGCTTGGTTGATCGGAGTGTTGGTGATATAGGCATGGAGATAACTATATACCATACTATTCCCAGGCTAGTTGAGCAGATGATGACTTCATTTTcttctgaaaagaaaagaaaagctgTAATAGAGCTGAACAGGATAATATCTGGAGGTGTCATGGAATACACAACAGCAGTTGCCACAGCTGGAGGCATATTTCCGCTGGTAAAGATGCTTGAAGAGGGTGAAGGAGATGTACTGGAAGCTAGTTTAGCTGTCTTGTATAACCTAAGCTTGGATCCAGAGAATCACCCGCCAATAATTGCTGCTGGAGCAGTGCCTCTTTTGAAGCGAATTGTCCATGTGGAAAGCCCACACTGGAATCGTGCTCTTCAGTTGCTTAGAACGTTGCCCGTATAA